The genomic DNA TAATCTCCGCTTCTCCACATTTTACCTCTTCAATCTCAGGTTCAAGCAGACCAAGCATAGCTTTTCTAATATCTTGAGCAATATCAAAAATTACATCATAAGTCTTTATCTCAACAAATTTTTTTCTTGCCTCTTCATCCACATTCGGATATGGCTTTACTTTAAAACCAATTATTATAGCTTCAGATACACTTGCAAGATCTACATCACTCTCAGTAATAGGACCAATACCTGAATGTATTATTTTAATTTGAATTTTATCTTTTGGTAGACTCTCAAGAAGCTTTACAAGAGCATCTACAGAACCAGCATCTTCTCCCTTTACAACTAATTTCAGAACTTGTTTTTTATCCTCCTTCATTTTTTGATATAAGTCTGAAAGACTCACTTTTACTTTTTCTTTTCGCACCTCTTCAGAAAACTTTCTATTCTCGATGAGCTCTCTTGCAGTTTTTTGATCTTTTACAACTTCAAAAATATCCCCAGTCTTTGGCAAAGAATCAAACTGCGAAATTAGAACTGCAGAAGAAACATCTGCGACCTTCAATTTTCTATTATTCTCATCTAAGATTAACCGAACTCTCCCTGAAGTTTCTCCTGCCACGAAATAGTCTCCAATTTTTATTTGACCTTCCTTAACAATCACTGTAGCTACGTTCCCAATCCCTCTCATAATCTGTGTTTCTAAAATTACACCTCTTCCAGGACAATCAACAGGGGCTTTAAGATTTAAATCCTCAGCCTGAAGAATAATCGCTTCTAATAATTCATCTATTCCTTCTCCTTTTAGAGCCGAGATTTTTACTGCAAGGACTTCTCCTCCATATTCATGAGCTACTACTTTATGCTCCGCAAGCTCAGCTAAGACTTTATTCGGATTTGCTGTGGGAAGATCTATCTTGTTTAAAGCAACAATGATCGGAACATTAGCAGCTTTTGCATGATTTATTGCCTCTATGGTTTGAGCTTTCACTCCTTCATTTGCCGCAACAACCAGAACAACTATATCTGTAACATTAGCCCCTCTAGCTCTCATTGAAGTAAAAGCCTCATGACCAGGAGTGTCAATAAATGTTATTCTATGATTATTATAAGTTACATTATATGCACCTATTTTCTGAGTTATACCACCAATTTCAAGCTTGGCTACCTGAGTCTTTCTAATATAGTCAAGTAATGTAGTCTTCCCATGGTCCACATGGCCCATAACAGTCACAACAGGAGGGCGCCTTTGAATATTGTAAACTTTCTCTTCTTTCTTCGCAATATCAACCTTTTGAAGCTGGGATAGCTCCGCTTTATATCCAAATTCCTCTGCTATAAGAGAAGTTGTATCAAAATCCAAATTTTGGTTTATGTTCACTTGAAGTCCAAGTTTTAAACAGGCAGTTATTATATCAGATGGAGAGAGATTCATCATTTTAGATAATTCTCTAATGGGATTTACCTCTTTAACCTTTATTATTTTCTCTTCTTTTGTTATCGCTTTTTCTTTCTTCTCTAAAGGTTCTTCTTCTATTTTCTCTTTCTCTTTATCCTTCTTCCCTTTCTCCGTTTTCTCCTTTTTTTTCTTTTTAAGTTTGTCTTTTATTTTCTTAGCCTCTCCCTCTGTAATTGAAGAAAGCGCAGACTTTACCTTAATACCCTCTTTTTCCAATAAATCGAGAAGTTCTTTATTAGAGAGCCCTAAGTCTTTTGCTAGACTGTGAACCCTCATCTTCTGTTCTTTCTTTTTTATCATTCCATCATTCCTTATTGAGAATACTGTGTAAGGCTTTATGAATAGTTTCTAATTTTTTCTTTCCAATCCCTTTAATGTTTGATAGTTCCTCATCACTCTTTGATAAAATATCATAAGCTGTGTTAAGTCCCTCTTTTTTAAGAATATCCTTTAGATGGTCACTTATATCTAATTCATCAACCGTTATTTTACCCTTTTCCTCTTTCTCCTTTTCTCTTCTATATTCGCTTACTCCTTTTATATCAATCTTGGCATGAATAAGTTCCGAGGCTAAAGCCACATTCTCTCCCAACTTCCCAATAGCTCCTGTCAATTCTTCATCTGGAACCACGCATAGAACTTTGTTTTTACCTATTTTCTTTGCTTCAATAACTTTCACTGGAGAGAGAGCTTTCTCGGCATATTTTGCCTTATCCTTCTTCCAATGAACGACATCTACCTTTTCTCCGGCAAGCTCCTTTACTATTGACCTTATCCTACTTCCTTTGTGTCCTACACAAGAACCAACAGCATCAACTTTTTCATTTTCCGAGTAAACAGAGACTTTAGCTCTCACTCCTGGCTTTCTCGCTATATCTTTGATTTCCACTTTTGAATGTAGAATTTCAGGAATTTCAAATTCAAGCAATCTAGCTATAAACTCTGGCTGTATTCTGGATAAATATATTATAGGACCTTTTATTCTAATTCTCTCTTCGTCTCCTTCATCTGGAGTCTGAGTGATCTTTTTAATAAGAGCTTTTATTTGAGCTCCTCTTTTCAATCTCTCATTGGGAATTTGCTCTTCTTTTGGCAAAAAAGCTTCAATATCACCAATCTTAATATAAGCTCCAGTTGGATAAACCCTGGAAACAGTTCCGGAGACTAGTTCTCCTGCCCTATTCTTATATTTCTCGTAAAGCATTTCCTTTTCATTCGTTTTAATCTTTTGAATTAAAGTATTTTTTACAATGTTTATTGCGTTTCTTCCAAATTCATCAACGGGAATTTCTTGTTTAAAAATTGCTCCCACTTCTATTGTGGGCTTAACCTTTCGAGCTTCAGCGAGAGAAATCTCTGTTAAAGGATCTGTAACATTTTCTTTTACCACCTTCTTAAGATAAAGTCTTATGCTTCCAGAAGCTTCTGAGATTTCACATTCAAGATTTTCGGCTCTTCCATATTTTTTTCTTGCAGCAGTAATTAGACTTTCCTTCAAAGTTTCAAGGACAAAGTCTTTTTCTAAATCTCTTTCTGCTGCTAACTCTGATAGCATTGCAACAATACCTTTATTTATCATTTTCCCTCCTCCTCCTCAATCCCAGGAGAAGAAACTTCAAGCCTATAATCCTCATTTTCAAGCTCAGGAGAAAGTCTAAAATGAATAGAAATCCTCTCCGATATCTTAGCACAGTCCTGAATTGTGACTCCTCCTGGCTTATCAACAAAAATTCTAATTATTTTTGGCTTATTCTCCTCAATCTCTAAACCCCTCAACATATAGTTTTCCTTCATACTTTTTAAAACTACCTCTACCTTCTCTCTTAACTTTTCTTCAAGTCTTCTCATATCGCTATTAAAATTCTTAAAAAATGGCTGTTAAAGCCCCCTGTTGCCAAACCAATTGTTGAACCAGCCATTTCTATAAACAAACTTACCACTCTTTAGATTATAATTTAAACAAAACTTTCTATAATGCAAGCCCCCTTAAGTTATTTTAAGAAGTAAAACCATACCAGTTGACAATAATTAGATTAAGCTTATTATTAAGAAGTTATGTTTGAGGAAATTTCAAACGCGTTGAAGAGAATTAACACACCTTTTTATATTTATGATACCAGAGTAATTTATGAAAAAATTAAAACTTTAAGAGAAAGTTTCTCTGGAAGTGTTGAACTTTTCTTTGCGGTGAAAGCAAACTCTTCCATTGCAATTTTAAGATTTCTCAATAAACATAATATAGGAGCAGAAGTTGTTTCTCCAGGAGAAATTTTTATAGCTTTAAAAGCAGGAATCCCTTCATATAAGATCCTCTATGACAGCCTTGCAAGAAAAGAAGAAGAAATACTTTTCGCTATTAGGAAAGGTATCAGATTTTTCAACTTTGAGTCTATTGGGCAAGCTAAACTTCTTGAAAAATGTGCCAAAAAGACAAAACAAAAACTCTTTGTTTTTGCAAGAATCAATCCTGGAATATTTCCAAAAACTCACTCCCATCTTTCCACTGGATCCTCTTGGAGTAAATTTGGGATTCCAATAAAAGATATTAACAAAATTGTTGAAGTTGTAAAAGATTTTGAACATATTGAGCTTCTTGGGTTACATTGTCACATAGGCTCTCAGATTCTTACCCCTGAACCTTACCTAAAGAGTCTTAAAAAGATTGAAAACTCTATAAAAATTCTAAATAAAGAAGGATTAGCAATAAAATATGTAAATCTTGGTGGTGGTTTTGGAGTTCCATATAAAGAAGGAGAAAAAACTTTTTCTCCTATTTCATTAACAGAGAAATATAAAGAATTCTCGAAAAAGTATGGAATCAAAATATTTCTTGAGTTAGGAAGATTTTTTGTTGCAGAGGCTGGATTTATTATTACAAGTATAATAGACGTAAAAGAAAGAGAAGGCAAACCCCTTTACGTGGTAGATTCTGGAATGAATGATAATCCAAGACCTGCCATCTATGATGCCTATCATCACATAGAACCTCTTTTCAAAAAAGAGGGGAAGAGATACCTCTCCAGAGTTGTGGGACCTATTTGTGAAAATTCTGATGAATTTGGAACTTATTCTCTACCTAAACTTAAAGAGGGAGATCTACTTATAATTTACAATTGTGGAGCTTATACAAGAACAATGGCTTCAAATTATAATGGTAGGCCTTTTCCCCCCGAGTATTTGTATAATGGTAAAAAATTAAAAAAGATTAGAAAAGGACAAAGATTAAGAGAACTAATTAAAAACGAAAGATTTTAAATTTTTATCTTTAAGGAGAAAAAAATGAGAAAAACCAAGATAATTGCCACAATTGGGCCTGCTTCAGAAGATAAAGAGATAATAAAAGAAATGGTAAAGAGCGGTCTTAATATAGCAAGACTAAATTTCTCCCATAAGACCCAAGAAGAGGCAGAAATAACCTTCCGAAATTTAAGAAAAGTTGCCCCTTCTATAGGAATAATGATGGACACTCAAGGACCGGAAGTTAGACTCGGAAAAGTAAAGGAAAACACAGAGTTACAGAGTGGTAAAATAGTAGAAATTGTTAAAGAAGAAATCTTAGGAGATGAAAATAGACTTTCTGTAGATTACCCATCCCTTTTAAACCAATTAGAAAAAGGTGATACGATTCTAATAGCTGATGGGAAAATAGAACTTAAAGTAGAGGAAGTTAAAGAGTCTGTAAAATGCAGAGTCATTTATGGGGGAAGAATCTCCTCAAAAAAATCTGTTAATGTTCCCGGTAAAGACATAGGGCTTTCTGCTCCAACACCAAAAGACCTTGAAAACATTGAATTTGGCGCAGAGATAGGATTTGATTTCGTAGCAGTCTCTTTTGTTAAAAGTGCAGACGATATAAGGAAAATAAAAAAGATTTTGGAAAATAAAAACTCCATTATGCAAGTTATTGCAAAAATAGAACACATAAAGGCAATAGAAAATTTCGATGAGATCTTAAAAGTCTCAGATGCAATTATGATAGCAAGAGGAGACCTTGGAGTAGAAGTTCCTCCATCAGATGTTCCTCTCCTTCAGAAAACAATAATAAGAAAATGTTTAGAAGAGGAAAAACCTGTAATTGTGGCAACACAGATGTTAGCTTCTATGACAGAAAGTCCAAGAGCAACAAGGGCAGAAGTTTCAGACGTAGCAAATGCTGTTGAAGATGGAGCTGATGCAGTAATGCTTTCGGAAGAAACTGCTATTGGAAAATATCCAATAAAAGCTGTCCAATTTATGGCAGAAACTGTAGAAAAAATGGAAAATTACTTACGAGGAAGAATCCCAGAGGCTTTAAAGTCTAAAAAATGTGAAATAGCTGATATCATTGCAAAAAGTGTATGGCAAGCATCCAAAGACCTTAAAGCCAAATATATTATTGCTCATACTTCTTCAGGATATACTGCAAGGAAAATTGCGAAATTTAGACCAGATACTGATATTCTTGCATTTACAGATAAAGAAGAGATTATGAGACAATTGAATCTAATTTGGGGCGTTACACCTTTCTTAGGAGAATTCCATAACCACGTGGATGAAATGATCTGTTCCTCTGCTGATTTTCTTTACAAAAAAAAGTTAGTTGATAAAGATGACATTGTCATTTTAACAGCGGGAGAACCTGTTGCAATTCCAGGAACAACAAATATGCTTGAAATCAGAAGCATAGGCTCTCTTTTGGAACAGAGAAAAACTCTTTTTGGTGGAAAATAAACCTATAAATGATTTTTTTTGTAGTTTATTTCAATCCCCAATAGGGGAAATTTTAATCTTTTGGGAAAAGGAAGGAATTTTTGAAGTTAGTTTTATAAAAAAAGACTCTGAAAAGAGAATTTCGTGTTTAACAAATAGTGGATATAAGATCAAGTTTAAGACTTCTCCTATTGATTCTCAATTAAAAGAATATTTTGAGGGAAGGAGAAAATTTTTTTTAGCTCCTTTAATCTTAAATGGCACACCTTATCAAAAAAGAGTTTGGGAAGAAACCCTAAAAATTCCTTATGGAGAGACTTGCTCTTACATAGAATTAGCAAGAAGAATTGGAAATCCTATGGGTTCTCGTAGTGTGGGGACTGCTCTCAAACTTAACCATTTAAGTATAATTATCCCCTGTCATCGTGTAATTAGAAACTCGGGAGAATTAGGAAGTTATACTGGAGGAAGCTTTAGAAAAAGATGGTTACTTATGCATGAGTATAAGCATAAATAACATCAATACTCTTTCCTTAGAACAAAGTTATATCCCTTAAGAGTAGAGTCTCCAATTTCCACACTATAAGAAGTATCAGAGGTATAACCTTCAAGATAGCTCGTAATATTATATGTTCCTTTTTTAGCGATAAGATAATATTTACCTGAATCTGGAGTAGATAAAGTAGTAAAAGTGTCTGTAGAATTTACCGCTTTACAAACAGCAAATTTTATAGGCGCTCCCGTAGAATCTGTAACTTTTCCCCTAATAGCTCCTAAAGTAGAGCCTTCAAAAGCCCTAAAAATTGGTGTTAATGTATATGGTTGAGTTTCCCAATTTATTGATTTTGAGGCATCAAAATCAATAAAAATTTGGGTAATTTTATCCTTGTATATGGTGAAATCCTGAGGTATCTCATATTTCAATGGACTTCCTTCTGAGAGAATTAAAGTATCCAATTCCCCATTTCTCCTTACAAGATGAATCTCCGTAAGAGCAATAAGAATGGAAGTATAGTTCCCCGGTTTAATCTTATCCACAGCAATTACTATACCCATCCCTCCAAGAGTTCCCATTACAATGTCATATTCGTTAATATTAGCATCAACCGTTATTGCATCACCTCCCAAATTTCTAACACCAACTCCAAAAATTCTTAAATATATTGCTTCTACATCTTGAGGAGGTGGAGAATCTATTAACCATATTCTAACCCATCCTTCATTCTCTCCGCATCCAATAACTAATAAAATCCCAATCAAGCTTAAAACAACCTTTTTCATAAAAGCCTCCTTTTGATTATTCTTATTATAACATTTTTCTTCAAATAGTCAAATTTTTTCTTTAAGCTTGACAATAAAAGAGAGAATATTATTTTGAGAATATGTGGGATTCTAATAAATTAGTTAAAGAATTTCTTAAGTTTTTTGAAGAAAGGGGGCATAGAATAGTTGAATCATCTCCTCTTGTGCCTAATGACAAAACCCTTCTCTTCACCTCAGCGGGAATGGTTCAATTTAAACCTTTATGGTCAGGAGAAGTTCCTCTTGAGTTTAAAAGAGCCGCCTCTGTCCAAAAATGTCTTCGCTTATCAGACTTAACCGAAGTTGGTAAAACATTCTTCCATGATACTTTTTTTGAGATGTTAGGAAATTTCTCCTTTGGAGATTACTTTAAAGAAGAGACCATCTCTTGGGGATGGGAATTTCTAACAAAAGTCTTAAAAATTCCAGAGGAAAGACTCTATGTCTCTGTTCATACTGAAGATAGTGAGGCTTATGAAATATGGAAAGAGAAAATTAAAGTTCCAGAAAATAAAATAATAAAAAGGGATGACAACTTCTGGGGCCCTGCGGGAGGAAAAGGTCCCTGTGGACCAGACACAGAAATTTTCTACGATATGGGAGAAGAATTTGGAGATTGCAAATTTGATGGAGAATGTCATAGATATATTGAACTCTGGAATCATGTTTTTCCTCAATACGATGAGAGAGAAGATGGAAGGCACCCACTAAAAAATAGAGGTGTAGATACAGGGATGGGTTTAGAAAGGCTTGCTATGGTAATGCAAGGCAAACCCTCTATATTTGAAACAGATTTGTTTTTTCCAATAATAGAAAAAATAGAAGAACTCACAAATGTAAAATATAAAGAAGCGAAAGAAGTCTTCCATATAGTTGCTGATCATTCAAGAGCTCTTGTCTTTGCAATAAGTGAAGGAGTATATCCTGGGAATACAGGCAGAGGATATGTTTTAAGAAGGTTAGTTCGTAGAGCATTAACAGGATTAAGAAAAATAAATGTAGAAGAGCCTATTCTGAATAAACTTGTCCCAACCGTTACCTATATAATGAAAAATAGATATCCTTATCTTAAAGAAAAGATAGACCAAGTAACCCTAATTATAAAACGGGAAGAAGAGAATTTCATAAACACACTTTCTTCTGGAATTTCAATATTAACTCAGCTTATTAATGATGCAAAAGAAAAGAGGCTTGGAAAAATCGATGGGAAAGATGTCTTTAGATTATACGACACCTATGGTTTTCCTCCAGATTTAACCAAAGAAATTGCAGAAGAGGAAAATCTCACAATAGATGAAGAAGGCTTCCATAAAGAAATGGAGAAACAAAGGGAGAGAGCTCGTGAGAAACACATCTTTTTAGCAGAAGAAAAAGCAGAATGGGAAATAGTAAATGAAGGAAGTTCTATCTTCGTAGGATACGAAAAAGAAGAAATTTCAACCGAAATTTTAGCTTTTAGAAAAGGAGAAAAAAACTTTGAATTAATTTTAAAAGAGACTCCTTTTTATGGGGAATCAGGAGGACAGGTTGGAGATACAGGAATAATAGAAGGATTAGGATGGAAACTAACCGTTGAAAATACTATTCCTTCAAACTTAGGTAATATTCATTTGGGAAAACTTGAAGGCTCTTTCAATATTTCACAAGTAAAAGCAATAATTGATGTAGAAAGACGAAATGCAATAAGAAGGAACCATACTACGACTCATATTCTTCACAAAGTTCTAAAGAAGGTCCTTGGTGATTGGGTGCATCAGGAAGGTTCATACGTAGGCCCAGATCGATTCCGTTTTGACTTCACTCATCCTGAACCCTTAAGAAAAGAAGAAATAAAATTAATAGAAGAAGAAGTTAATAAAATAATATTCAAAGAAATGGAAGTAAAAACAGAAATTTTACCCTTAAAGGAAGCGATTAATAGAGGAGCTATTGCTCTATTTACTGAAGAATATGGAGAGACTGTAAGAATGGTCTCTATCGGTGACTTCTCAAAAGAACTATGTGGTGGGACCCATCTCCACAACACAATAGAAGCAGGTTTATTTAAGATTATTTCCGAAGGAAGCGTAGCTTCAGGAATAAGAAGAATAGAAGGAATAACTGGTTTATCCACCTATAAATGGATAAAAGAAACCGAAGAAATAGTTGAAGAGATAGAATTTCTTCTTGATGTGGAAAGAAAAAATCTCCCCAAAAGAATTGAAAAAATAATGGCTACAATTAAGGAGCAGAGAAAAGAAATAGAAAGAAGGGACGAAGAAGCTATTGAATTAAAGTTCAAAGAGCTATTAAAAATTATCAGTGATCTTGGAAATTATAAGTTAATAGCCACTCAAGTTGAAGGGAATAGAGAATTTTTAAGAAAACTAGGGGAAAAATTAAGAAAAAGTATGCCTAATGGAATAGGGTTACTCACAAGCAAAATTGATTCTTCATTTTTCGCCATATTATTTGTTGGAGAAGATTTAAAAGACAAACTTAATGCTGCTGAACTCTTAAAAGAGGTCTGCAAAATTGCGGAAGGAAGTGGTGGCGGAAATAGAGAACGCGCAGAAGGAGGAGGAAAAAACGCTCAAAAAATCCCTGAAATGTTAAATAAATTTAAAGAAATTCTTAAAAAGGAAATTAAATGAAAATTTATGAAAAAATTCTCTATAAAAAGAAAAAAAAAGAAGTTATTATAGCCGCCCTTCTTGATCCTGATAGTGAGAAGCTTGAAAAACTTGAAGATAAAATAAAACTTATAGAAAAAAGCTCTATTGATTTTATCTTGGTGGGTGGAAGCACCAGCTGGAACAGTAACTTTGAGAAATTGACCACTAAGGTTAAGTCTTTAGCTTCAATACCTGTTATTATTTTTCCCGGGTCTGCAGAACAAATCTCTTCTTCAGCTGATGCTATTTTATTTCTTTCTCTTTTAAGCGGAAGAAATCCAAGATACTTAATTGAAGAACAGGTAAAAGCTGCCTCTATTTTAAAAAGGATGAAAATAGAAGTTATACCAACAGGCTACATTTTAATCGATGGAGGGAAGAAAACAAGTGTTGAACTTATATCCGGGACAAAACCAATTCCTCAAGAGAATATAGAAAAAATTGTAGATACCGCTTATGCAGCTGAACTTCTTGGGATGAAATTAGTTTATCTTGAATGTGGAAGTGGAGCAAGAAGAACCGCAGAAGAAAACCTAATAAGGGAAGTTAAGGCTAATATTAAGATTCCTCTTGTGGTAGGAGGTGGAATCAAAAGTAGAGAAGAAATAGAGAAAAAACATAAAGCAGGTGCAGACCTAATTGTTATAGGAAACGCTCTTGAAAAAGATCCAACAATCTTACTTAAATAAAAGCAAAATAAATAGCTCTTCAATCACTAAAGGATTAAAAATATTTCTCGCCATTTCAATTTTAACCTACACTTTACTTTTACTTTTTACCGCAACAAAGAAAACCTGGTCTCTCTTTAAAGAAATTAATGGTTTTTATATCCTTTTAGTTTTTGGGTTAATATCTTTGTATGTAATTTTTGAGTCTCTTAGAATAAAATTCATTGCACACGCGCTATCTGGCAAATGGGTTCCATTCAACAGTTGCGTTCAAGTCATATTCTGTGGAGCCTTTCTTTCCGCAGTGACTCCTTTTCAAGCTGGAGGTTCACCCATACAGGTTTACATCCTAAATAAAGCTGGTCTAAAAGTAGGAACCGGCTTGCTCCTCCTTCTACTTAGAGCTCTTTTTTATCTTATGGGAATGCTAATCTTCCTGCCTTTCATCCTTCCCTTTTTCAAAACAGAATATCAAGGAAAGTCAATGCAGATCCTATCCAACTATTCTATATTTGCTTATATCTTCCTTTTTGGGATGTTATTCTTAATCCTTTCTTTACCTAAATTTATAAAAAGAGCTTTTTATTCAATAACTTATAGAAAAGGTAAAAGAACAAAAGCCACCACAACAATTTTTTATTTTATAAGAGAGATAGAAGACATTAGAAATAAATTATTTTTTTTCATAAAAAGGAGAAAACTTTATGCTTTATTGATTCTATTTTTAACAATAATTGTTTATATTCCGAATTATTCGATAGCTTATGTCTTACTTAAAGCTCTTTATATTAAAGCCTCATACTTAGATACAATCTTCCGCCAAGTCTTTCTCCTTTTTGCAGCCTTCTTTTTCCCAACTCCTGGAGCAGAAGGGATAATCGAGGGAGGATTTACAGTTCTGTTCTATTCCTCAGTTCCTCGTTATCTAATAGGTATATTTACAATCTTCTGGAGATTCTTTACCTATCATCTCTTTGTTATAATCGGCGGATTTTTTTCGCTTAAAATTTTAAACTTAAAAAACCTACTTAAATAAAGAAGTTAAATCTTTCTATAATGTTTAAGAACCTCTTTTATAGAAAAAGGTTTTGGCTCTTTATGAGAAAGCCCAAGCTTTAAAACAACTTTATTTAGTTCCCTAAGATCAGGGACCTCCACTTCAAGAAATGGAGGAATTTCATGATATTGATCAATTTCAAATTTTATTTCATTTAACTGATAAGAAGTCCTATAACTCCTAAATTCATAAAGTGGAACCAAACCTATACCTTCGAAGATTTTGGATATTAAAATAAAATCGCTAACCTCTAACTCAAACTCTTCCATAACCTTTGCTTTCTTAGTATCTATAACTTTTTTATAAGTTAAGTAGGTTTTTTCTCCTTTCTTACGAAGTCTTAAAATCTTCCCCTCCTTCTCTAAGAGCCTATCTACAAAATCAAAATATATGGAATTTAATTCTCCTTCAAAAACTTTTTTAGCCCCAATCTCAATCAGTCTTCTCTCTATTTCTTTTACATCAATTTCTAAAAACTTTACCTCAATCTCTTCCAAGAACTTCTACCCCTTTATTCTTCAAGCTTATACTCATTAATTTTGTTAAATAAAGTTTTATAAGAAACATTTAGAAGCCTAGCTGCTTCTGCCTTATTTCCATCTGTTTGCCTTAAAGCTTCTTTTATAATCCGAATCTCTGCTTCTCTTTTTGCTTTTTCTCCCATCTCCTTAAGACTTAAACTCTCTATTCTTTTATCCTCTTTTCTCTTTGAATAAAAGATTATGTCCCTTTCTTCAATCACATCTCCTTCGCATAAAATCAAAGCTCTCTTTATCACATTTTCAAGCTCCCTCACATTTCCTTTCCATTCATAATTTTTAAGTTTAAGGAGTGCCTTATCACTTATTCCTTTAACTTCTTTGGATTTTTGACTATATATTTCAATAAAATACTTGGCAAGAGGTTCAATATCTTCGAGTCTTTCCTTTAGTGAGGGAATATGTATTGGAAATACACTAATTCTATAATATAAGTCTTCTCTAAATGCTTTTCTTTCTACTAAAGCTTCTAAATCCTTATTAGTAGCACAAATTATCCTCACATCTGCCTTTATTTTTTCTCTTCCTCCTACTCTTTCAAACTCCTTATCTTCAATAACCCTTAAAATTTTGGACTGGAGCAAAAGAGGCATATCTCCAATTTCATCTAAAAAAAGAGTTCCTCCATCGGCTTGAGAGATCTTTCCTATCCTTTTAGAAACACCTGTAGCGGTCCCCTTTTCAATACCAAATAATTCACTCTCAAGAAGGCTTTCGGGAATAGCAGCGGAATTAAGAACCACAAAAGGCCCATTTTTCCTTGCACTCCAATCATGAATTGATCTTGCAAAAAGCTCTTTCCCAGAACCACTCGGCCCTAAAAGGAGAGCCGTAAAATCTGTTTCTGCAACTTTCTTCGCAAGAGTTATCGCATCCTTTAGAAGAGGTGAATTTCCTATTATCTTCCTTGAGATTGGGGAAACTCTCTTTTTAATCTCCTTCTGGATCTTTTCAATTAGAACCTCAGGGTCAAATGGTTTGGAGATAAAATCAGAAGCCCCTTTTC from candidate division WOR-3 bacterium includes the following:
- the infB gene encoding translation initiation factor IF-2 — translated: MIKKKEQKMRVHSLAKDLGLSNKELLDLLEKEGIKVKSALSSITEGEAKKIKDKLKKKKKEKTEKGKKDKEKEKIEEEPLEKKEKAITKEEKIIKVKEVNPIRELSKMMNLSPSDIITACLKLGLQVNINQNLDFDTTSLIAEEFGYKAELSQLQKVDIAKKEEKVYNIQRRPPVVTVMGHVDHGKTTLLDYIRKTQVAKLEIGGITQKIGAYNVTYNNHRITFIDTPGHEAFTSMRARGANVTDIVVLVVAANEGVKAQTIEAINHAKAANVPIIVALNKIDLPTANPNKVLAELAEHKVVAHEYGGEVLAVKISALKGEGIDELLEAIILQAEDLNLKAPVDCPGRGVILETQIMRGIGNVATVIVKEGQIKIGDYFVAGETSGRVRLILDENNRKLKVADVSSAVLISQFDSLPKTGDIFEVVKDQKTARELIENRKFSEEVRKEKVKVSLSDLYQKMKEDKKQVLKLVVKGEDAGSVDALVKLLESLPKDKIQIKIIHSGIGPITESDVDLASVSEAIIIGFKVKPYPNVDEEARKKFVEIKTYDVIFDIAQDIRKAMLGLLEPEIEEVKCGEAEI
- the nusA gene encoding transcription termination factor NusA, with the protein product MINKGIVAMLSELAAERDLEKDFVLETLKESLITAARKKYGRAENLECEISEASGSIRLYLKKVVKENVTDPLTEISLAEARKVKPTIEVGAIFKQEIPVDEFGRNAINIVKNTLIQKIKTNEKEMLYEKYKNRAGELVSGTVSRVYPTGAYIKIGDIEAFLPKEEQIPNERLKRGAQIKALIKKITQTPDEGDEERIRIKGPIIYLSRIQPEFIARLLEFEIPEILHSKVEIKDIARKPGVRAKVSVYSENEKVDAVGSCVGHKGSRIRSIVKELAGEKVDVVHWKKDKAKYAEKALSPVKVIEAKKIGKNKVLCVVPDEELTGAIGKLGENVALASELIHAKIDIKGVSEYRREKEKEEKGKITVDELDISDHLKDILKKEGLNTAYDILSKSDEELSNIKGIGKKKLETIHKALHSILNKE
- the lysA gene encoding diaminopimelate decarboxylase, coding for MFEEISNALKRINTPFYIYDTRVIYEKIKTLRESFSGSVELFFAVKANSSIAILRFLNKHNIGAEVVSPGEIFIALKAGIPSYKILYDSLARKEEEILFAIRKGIRFFNFESIGQAKLLEKCAKKTKQKLFVFARINPGIFPKTHSHLSTGSSWSKFGIPIKDINKIVEVVKDFEHIELLGLHCHIGSQILTPEPYLKSLKKIENSIKILNKEGLAIKYVNLGGGFGVPYKEGEKTFSPISLTEKYKEFSKKYGIKIFLELGRFFVAEAGFIITSIIDVKEREGKPLYVVDSGMNDNPRPAIYDAYHHIEPLFKKEGKRYLSRVVGPICENSDEFGTYSLPKLKEGDLLIIYNCGAYTRTMASNYNGRPFPPEYLYNGKKLKKIRKGQRLRELIKNERF
- the pyk gene encoding pyruvate kinase, encoding MRKTKIIATIGPASEDKEIIKEMVKSGLNIARLNFSHKTQEEAEITFRNLRKVAPSIGIMMDTQGPEVRLGKVKENTELQSGKIVEIVKEEILGDENRLSVDYPSLLNQLEKGDTILIADGKIELKVEEVKESVKCRVIYGGRISSKKSVNVPGKDIGLSAPTPKDLENIEFGAEIGFDFVAVSFVKSADDIRKIKKILENKNSIMQVIAKIEHIKAIENFDEILKVSDAIMIARGDLGVEVPPSDVPLLQKTIIRKCLEEEKPVIVATQMLASMTESPRATRAEVSDVANAVEDGADAVMLSEETAIGKYPIKAVQFMAETVEKMENYLRGRIPEALKSKKCEIADIIAKSVWQASKDLKAKYIIAHTSSGYTARKIAKFRPDTDILAFTDKEEIMRQLNLIWGVTPFLGEFHNHVDEMICSSADFLYKKKLVDKDDIVILTAGEPVAIPGTTNMLEIRSIGSLLEQRKTLFGGK
- a CDS encoding methylated-DNA--[protein]-cysteine S-methyltransferase, with amino-acid sequence MENKPINDFFCSLFQSPIGEILIFWEKEGIFEVSFIKKDSEKRISCLTNSGYKIKFKTSPIDSQLKEYFEGRRKFFLAPLILNGTPYQKRVWEETLKIPYGETCSYIELARRIGNPMGSRSVGTALKLNHLSIIIPCHRVIRNSGELGSYTGGSFRKRWLLMHEYKHK
- a CDS encoding DUF4382 domain-containing protein; translated protein: MKKVVLSLIGILLVIGCGENEGWVRIWLIDSPPPQDVEAIYLRIFGVGVRNLGGDAITVDANINEYDIVMGTLGGMGIVIAVDKIKPGNYTSILIALTEIHLVRRNGELDTLILSEGSPLKYEIPQDFTIYKDKITQIFIDFDASKSINWETQPYTLTPIFRAFEGSTLGAIRGKVTDSTGAPIKFAVCKAVNSTDTFTTLSTPDSGKYYLIAKKGTYNITSYLEGYTSDTSYSVEIGDSTLKGYNFVLRKEY